In Vibrio tritonius, the following are encoded in one genomic region:
- a CDS encoding M14 family metallopeptidase: protein MKIFSNFESGNIEVVHAEEPLNIQLTIPKDNQSEFAQWFHFRLETTAQVQHRIQLLNLSQSAYPEGWENYDMVASYDRQEWFRIPCEFDGDTLTTTFIPEFGSIYFAYFAPYSYSRHLDLIHQAQMSYLCQLETLGQTLEGNDMSLLTIGEPDDDKKRIWITARQHPGETMAEWFMEGLIERLLDESDTVARALLDKAVFYIVPNMNPDGSIRGHLRCNAIGVNLNREWQTPSLERSPEVYYVRERMLQTGLDMFLDIHGDEALPYNFVAGSEGVPSYNQRIANLEQLFKQALLTITPEFQDEHGYPKNAPGEANLLIGSKWVAEQFNVLSYTIEMPFKDNDNHPDELYGWSPERSSAFGADTLAAILQVVDKI from the coding sequence ATGAAGATATTTAGCAATTTTGAAAGTGGTAATATCGAGGTGGTACACGCCGAAGAACCACTTAATATTCAACTCACCATACCCAAAGACAATCAATCTGAATTTGCCCAATGGTTTCACTTTCGTTTAGAAACAACGGCACAGGTCCAACATCGTATTCAACTGCTTAACCTGTCCCAATCGGCTTATCCTGAAGGGTGGGAAAACTACGACATGGTCGCCTCCTATGACCGTCAAGAGTGGTTCCGAATTCCTTGTGAATTTGATGGCGATACACTAACCACCACCTTCATCCCCGAATTTGGGTCAATCTATTTTGCCTACTTTGCGCCTTACAGTTATTCACGCCATTTAGATTTAATTCATCAAGCCCAAATGAGCTACCTATGTCAATTAGAGACACTCGGACAAACTCTTGAAGGTAATGACATGTCGCTGCTGACCATTGGTGAACCTGATGATGATAAAAAACGTATTTGGATTACCGCCCGCCAGCACCCCGGTGAAACCATGGCCGAATGGTTTATGGAAGGCTTAATCGAGCGTTTATTAGATGAATCCGATACCGTAGCGCGAGCGCTGCTCGACAAAGCCGTGTTCTATATTGTGCCGAACATGAATCCTGATGGCAGTATTCGTGGCCACCTTCGTTGCAACGCGATTGGCGTTAACCTTAACCGAGAATGGCAAACCCCATCGCTCGAACGAAGCCCTGAAGTCTATTACGTTCGCGAACGTATGCTGCAAACCGGCTTAGACATGTTCCTTGATATTCATGGTGATGAAGCCCTTCCCTACAACTTCGTTGCGGGAAGCGAAGGTGTTCCTAGCTACAACCAACGTATTGCCAATTTAGAGCAGCTGTTTAAACAAGCGTTATTAACAATCACCCCAGAGTTTCAAGATGAGCACGGTTACCCGAAAAATGCGCCGGGCGAGGCAAACCTGCTGATTGGCTCAAAATGGGTTGCCGAACAATTTAACGTGCTTTCCTATACCATTGAAATGCCGTTTAAAGATAACGACAACCACCCTGACGAGCTGTATGGTTGGTCACCAGAACGCAGTAGCGCCTTTGGTGCAGATACGCTTGCGGCAATATTGCAAGTGGTAGATAAGATTTAA
- a CDS encoding sensor domain-containing diguanylate cyclase produces the protein MFKERIYWKFITSFFLFAVCILSVSLYLLSRHAESFIQNSIDESTQFQQNRVDMVARYFMEAGTMPVQSVAGSIELHRYFMHHNNDDLLTVSHWMATSVSSSTSQYRAELYDPKGNVLVAYYTNRFNHVRQDTLSVGHSRFEPNSLHWAKGQREYYSPVTPSQDYSFPDHPNNHVMLVLSPVKKAGFGEVIGYVGLFLDMDMLLRVMTTNNALDLFVVDKQGFLIASSTGDNQHNSKSLRFTTAVGLPASISNKQLHDIGWASHSVAAINNNQGITLYSRAAQSFLDERNEEIHDYIIDISLVVLLFSAVFGSLLAISPSRMVSSLKRVSKERNQYLKIMDQYVPVIETDLLGVVTNCNTAFSILSEYPREDLIGQRASILSFGQNTHQSSDMWDTLSRRLSWQGEFHNVTRSGREFWLFSTVIPIYKNGKLTGYMSVSTDKTEKKRLELLAEMDSLTEIYNRAKLDKCLAQEQARSRRYGTFFSVIMLDVDFFKRVNDTYGHLTGDKVLHQLAIMLNNSTRVVDEVGRWGGEEFMIVCPETTLQDAEILAEKVRASVESFTFPEVGRITVSLGVAMYEAPLELERTIAEADFYLYEAKKLGRNRVASRLSKITSLKTVGNVIQK, from the coding sequence GTGTTCAAGGAACGTATTTACTGGAAATTTATCACCAGCTTTTTTCTATTTGCTGTTTGCATTCTTTCTGTTTCTCTATATTTGCTTAGCCGACATGCAGAGTCATTTATTCAGAATTCAATAGATGAAAGTACGCAGTTCCAACAAAATCGAGTGGACATGGTGGCTCGTTATTTTATGGAAGCGGGCACCATGCCAGTACAGAGTGTTGCTGGAAGTATTGAGTTGCATCGTTATTTCATGCATCACAATAATGATGATTTGTTAACGGTCAGTCATTGGATGGCAACGTCGGTTTCTTCATCAACCAGTCAATATCGCGCTGAACTTTACGATCCAAAAGGTAATGTCTTAGTTGCTTACTATACCAACCGATTTAATCATGTTCGCCAAGATACACTTTCGGTTGGCCATTCACGTTTCGAACCAAATTCTTTGCACTGGGCAAAAGGACAGCGTGAGTATTACTCTCCAGTTACTCCGTCACAGGACTACTCGTTTCCGGATCACCCCAACAATCATGTCATGTTAGTGCTTTCTCCTGTAAAAAAGGCTGGATTTGGCGAAGTGATAGGGTATGTCGGGTTGTTTCTTGATATGGACATGTTGCTGCGAGTTATGACAACCAATAATGCGTTAGATCTTTTTGTGGTTGATAAGCAGGGTTTTTTGATTGCTTCATCTACGGGTGATAATCAACATAACTCAAAATCACTACGCTTTACTACTGCGGTTGGTTTGCCTGCATCTATCTCAAATAAACAACTACATGATATAGGATGGGCGAGTCATTCAGTTGCGGCAATTAACAACAACCAAGGAATCACGCTTTATAGTCGTGCTGCTCAGTCTTTTCTCGACGAGCGTAACGAAGAAATCCACGATTACATCATTGATATTTCTTTGGTCGTCTTGCTCTTTTCTGCGGTGTTTGGATCGTTATTGGCTATCAGTCCATCCCGCATGGTGTCGAGTTTAAAACGAGTATCAAAAGAGCGGAATCAATATTTAAAGATTATGGACCAGTATGTCCCGGTGATAGAAACCGATCTATTGGGTGTGGTTACTAATTGTAATACGGCGTTTTCTATTTTGAGCGAATACCCGCGTGAAGACTTAATTGGTCAGCGAGCAAGTATTTTGAGTTTTGGGCAGAACACTCACCAAAGTTCAGATATGTGGGATACCTTGAGTCGGCGCCTGTCGTGGCAGGGAGAGTTTCATAACGTTACTCGAAGTGGCCGTGAATTCTGGCTATTTAGCACCGTCATTCCTATTTATAAAAACGGTAAGTTAACAGGATATATGTCGGTTTCAACCGATAAAACCGAGAAAAAGCGTCTCGAACTGCTCGCAGAAATGGACTCTCTAACCGAAATTTATAATCGTGCCAAATTAGATAAATGTTTAGCTCAAGAGCAGGCTCGCTCGCGGCGCTATGGTACATTTTTTTCCGTTATCATGCTGGATGTCGACTTTTTTAAGCGTGTGAATGACACCTATGGGCATTTAACGGGGGATAAGGTATTACATCAATTGGCGATTATGCTTAACAACAGCACGAGAGTGGTTGATGAAGTCGGGCGTTGGGGTGGCGAGGAGTTTATGATCGTATGCCCTGAAACTACACTGCAAGATGCTGAAATTTTAGCGGAGAAAGTGCGAGCATCGGTTGAAAGCTTTACCTTCCCCGAAGTAGGAAGAATTACCGTAAGCCTTGGAGTGGCAATGTATGAAGCGCCTCTTGAGTTAGAGAGAACCATCGCTGAAGCGGACTTCTATCTTTATGAAGCTAAAAAGCTTGGGCGCAATCGTGTCGCTAGCCGGTTATCAAAAATAACTTCACTTAAAACTGTAGGAAACGTAATACAAAAG